CCCGGGTGATCGTCCCGGACTACCAGCTGTCGCTGGCGATCGGCAAGGAGGGGCAGAACGCCCGCCTGGCCGCCCGGCTGACCGGCTGGCGGATCGACATCCGTCCGGACACCGAGGCCCCCGCCGGGGAATCGGCAGCCCGCTAGCAACGTTGTCAGGTGCCTCCGGAGATCTACTCGGCGGCGGTGAGTCCCTTCGGAGGGGTAGACTTGAACGTGTCTGGCCGGACGCATGTCCGGGCATGCCCTGAACGCACCTGCGTGGGCTGCCGCAAGCGCGCGGCCAAGCACGAGCTGCTGCGTGTCGTGGCGGGCGAGGACGGATGCGTCCCCGATCCCCGCGGCACTCTGCCGGGCCGGGGCGCGTATCTGCACCCCGACCCGAACTGCCTCGACCTCGCGGTCCGCCGCCGGGCGTTCCCCCGGGCCCTTCGGGTCCAGGGCGCGCTCGACCCCGGCGCCCTGCGGGATCACCTCGGGGCGGGAGCAGGTCCGGCCGACCGGCAGTCGGCCCACTGACGGGCATCGCGCCCGGCAACACGCACCAGCGCACGGCACGCGGTCACGCCGCCGTGCGCCCCAGTCAGGTACCTCGCGAGATGGAAGTAGGTCGAGATTGCGATGAGCACTCGATGAGTACGCGATGAGTACGCCCATGAAGTAACGGCAGTCCGGCGGACGAATACCCCGGACGCATAGACAGGAGCGAAGTGGCTAAGGTCCGGGTATACGAACTCGCCAAGGAGCTCGGTTTGGAGAGCAAGGCCGTCATGGCCAAGCTCACCGAGCTGGGCGAGTTCGTGCGTTCGGCGTCCTCGACGATCGAGGCGCCGGTCGTGCGCAAGCTGACTGACGCTTTGGGAGCGACCCCGCCGTCCGGCGGCGCGTCCTCCGCGAAGCCGGGCCCGCGGAAGCCCGCGGCGCCCCAGCCGACCGGCGGCGCCGGTTCGGCCGCACCCAAGCCGGGTGCCCCCACCCCCGGCCCGCGTCCCACCGTGACGCCGGGCCCCGTCCGACCCCGCCCCCGCGCCCGCCGCGGGTCCGGCCGCGCCGAAGCCGGCCGGCCCGACCAGGTCCGCGCCCGGCGGCGCCCGCCCGCCGCTCCGGCGCCGGCGGAGTTCTCCTCCCGGCCCCGGCCGGTGAGGCTCCGGCGCGTCCGGCCGCCCGCGGCCGGCCCGGCCAACCCGCGGCCCGTCCGGGCCCGCGTCCGGCCGGTCCGCGTCCGGGCAACAACCCCTTCACCTCGGGCGGCGCGTCGGGCATGGCCCGTCCGTCCGCCCCGCGTCCGGGCGGTGCGCCGTCCGGTGAGCGCGGTCCCCGCCCCGGTGGCGAGCGCGGTCCCCGTCCGGCCGGTGCGCCGGGTGGCGAGCGCGGTCCCCGTCCCGGTGGCGAGCGCGGTCCCCGTCCCGGTGGCGCTCCGGGCGCCGGTGCGCCGCGTCCGGGCGGTGCCCCGGCCGGTGAGCGCGGTCCCCGTCCCGGTGGCGCCCCGCGTCCCGGTGGTCCGGGTGCCGGTGCCCCGCGTCCCGACGGCATGCCCCGTCCGGCCGCTCCGCGCCCCGGTGCGCCGAGCCCGTCCGGGATGCCCCGTCCGAACCCCGGCATGATGCCGCAGCGTCCGGGCCCGCGCCCGGGTCCGGGTGCCGGTGCGCGTCCGGGTGGCCCCGGTGCGCGTCCGGGTGCTCCGGGCGGTGCCCGTCCCGGCTTCCAGGGCCGTCCGGCCGGTCCGGGCTCGCGTCCGGCCGGCGGCGGCTTCGGCGGCCCCCGTCCGGGTGGCGGTGCCGGTGGCGGCGGCGGCTTCGGTGGCGGCGGTGCCCGTCCCGGCGGCTTCGGCGGTCGTCCCGGTGGCCCGGGTGCCCGTGGCGGCACGCAGGGCGCGTTCGGTCGCGGCCCCGGCGGCCGTCCGGCGCGCGGCCGGAAGTCGAAGCGCGCGAAGCGCCAGGAGTACGAGGCCATGCAGGCCCCGTCCGTCGGCGGCGTGATGCTGCCGCGCGGCAACGGCTCGACCGTTCGCCTCTCGCGCGGCGCTTCGCTGACGGACTTCGCGGAGAAGATCAACGCCAACCCGGCGGCGCTCGTCTCGGTGATGTTCAACCTCGGTGAGATGGTCACCGCCACCCAGTCGGTCTCCGACGCCACGCTGCAGCTGCTGGCCGACGAGATGGGCTTCGTGCTGGAGATCGTCAGCCGGGACGACGAGGACCGCGAGCTGCTCGAGTCCTTCGACATCGACTTCGGTGTCGACGAGGGCGACGAGGAGATGCTGGCCCCGCGTCCGCCGGTGGTCACCGTCATGGGTCACGTCGACCACGGCAAGACCCGACTGCTGGACGCGATCCGCAAGACCAACGTGGTCGCGGGCGAGGCCGGCGGCATCACCCAGCACATCGGTGCCTACCAGGTGGCGACCGAGGTGAACGGCGAGGAGCGCCGGATCACCTTCCTCGACACCCC
The window above is part of the Kitasatospora sp. NA04385 genome. Proteins encoded here:
- a CDS encoding YlxR family protein; translation: MSGRTHVRACPERTCVGCRKRAAKHELLRVVAGEDGCVPDPRGTLPGRGAYLHPDPNCLDLAVRRRAFPRALRVQGALDPGALRDHLGAGAGPADRQSAH